TGTTCTTGTTATAGGAATTCTTCTTCTTTCTTTATTTACTTCAAGAATCTTTGGTACAATGAAAACTATTTCCACTGCAATGGAGCAGATTGCATCTGGAAAGGCTGATCTTACATTTAAAATTCCAGAACAGGGAAATAACGAACTTTCACAGCTTGCATCACATTGTAATGGAGTTATTGAAAGTCTCAATAAACTTATTATGCAGTTGCAGGGAGAAACCGGTATTCTTGATGAAACTGGAAATGAACTTTCAAATAAAATGGGAGATCATATTAAAGTTCTGTCAGCTGCTACTAAAGATATACTTGATATTTCAAGCAGTATTACAGAACAATCTGATAAGGTTGAAGGTATTACAGACGGAATGCAATCTGTAGAATCTGAGATTAACAGTCTGGACTTAAAGCTTAAAGAACAGTCTGCTGCTATTCAGGAATCTTCTTCTGTAATCGAAGAAATTACAGCAAACATTAAATCTGTTGATAAGAACGTAAATGAGATTCTTGAAGAATATAAACTTCTTGTAAAGGAAGCAACTGAAGGACAGAATCAACAGGCTAGTGTTACAACTCAGATTGGAAATATTGCTCAGCAAAGTGAACACCTTCTTACTGCAAATGCTTCCATTGCTTCAATTGCAAGTAAAACAAATCTCCTTGCTATGAACGCTGCAATCGAAGCTTCACATGCCGGCGAAGCAGGAAAAGGATTTGCTGTCGTTGCAGGCGAAATCAGAACTCTTGCAGAAACCTCTGCAAAACAATCTGCTTCAATTTCACAGTTGCTCCAGGGTATTTCAGAAGCAATTACAGAGATTGTTTCTTCTTCAACAAAATCTGCAAATAATTTTGCAAGCGTAAGTGATAAGATTCAACATCTCCAGCAGTTAATTGATGAAGTTCAGTCAGGAATGAATGAAGAGCGTATTGGTGCAGAAAACATTCTGAATGCAATGCTTACTCTTGAAGGAACAACAAAAGACATTACATCAGCTTCATCACATATGAAAGGCGAAAGCGAACGTGTATTTGAAGGAATTCGAGCATTGAATACCCTT
The Treponema bryantii DNA segment above includes these coding regions:
- a CDS encoding methyl-accepting chemotaxis protein — translated: MHSLRTRFIVVFGLFILISSSVMGVFSAYSIINTGVALCAEQGYPIAEKAGAVIDGDKFEALAKSPSVNDPYYEEARIALLTIKNTINCQYLYTMAPVGGNVYRYIIDGSCDPSDEENFSPLGTHEDISAYGDGPFLAMQDGGIHSSGLEKQDRWGYSISTYKGIKNSQGKVVGFIGVDFNVDVILQMLKRRIISIGIVSIIVLVIGILLLSLFTSRIFGTMKTISTAMEQIASGKADLTFKIPEQGNNELSQLASHCNGVIESLNKLIMQLQGETGILDETGNELSNKMGDHIKVLSAATKDILDISSSITEQSDKVEGITDGMQSVESEINSLDLKLKEQSAAIQESSSVIEEITANIKSVDKNVNEILEEYKLLVKEATEGQNQQASVTTQIGNIAQQSEHLLTANASIASIASKTNLLAMNAAIEASHAGEAGKGFAVVAGEIRTLAETSAKQSASISQLLQGISEAITEIVSSSTKSANNFASVSDKIQHLQQLIDEVQSGMNEERIGAENILNAMLTLEGTTKDITSASSHMKGESERVFEGIRALNTLAESTMNKSNYVTIRMDEMKATAEAAVTASDRNLSATNKVADMINGFSTSI